The Zingiber officinale cultivar Zhangliang chromosome 9A, Zo_v1.1, whole genome shotgun sequence genome window below encodes:
- the LOC122020582 gene encoding serine/threonine-protein kinase STY13-like, with translation MSSVSGEKEEGSLEVNDDAGKRSKLKGFDSFGSNDMFFRADKIDLKSLDIQLEKQINKAWSKGKDDSKRPKEGWEIDLSKLEIRYVIAQGTYGTVYRGTYDGQDVAVKVLDWGEDGMAAEAETAALRASFQQEVTVWHKLGHPNVTKFVGASMGTTDLKIPTKNSTSVSDFSHPTRACCVVVEYLPGGTLKQYLIKNRRKKLPFKIVVQLALDLSRGLSYLHSQKIVHRDVKTENMLLDAHRNLKIADFGVARVEAQNPKDMTGETGTLGYMAPEVLNGKPYNHKCDVYSFGICLWEIYCCDMPYPDLSFAEVSSAVVRHNLRPNVPRCCPSAMASIMRRCWDANADRRPDMDEIVRLLEALDTSKGGGMIPDDQLNSCYCFIPKRGP, from the exons ATGAGTTCCGTGAgtggagagaaagaggagggctCCCTGGAAGTCAATGATGATGCAGGAAAGCGATCGAAACTGAAGGGGTTTGACAGCTTTGGGAGCAATGATATGTTCTTCAGAGCTGACAAGATTGATTTGAAGAGTTTGGATATCCAATTGGAGAAACAAATCAACAAGGCATGGAGCAAAGGAAAAGATGATTCCAAAAGACCTAAGGAGGGATGGGAGATTGATCTGTCGAAGCTGGAAATACGCTATGTCATCGCTCAAGGAACATATGGAACTGTGTATCGAGGAACTTATGATGGCCAGGACGTTGCAG TGAAAGTGTTGGACTGGGGTGAAGATGGTATGGCTGCAGAGGCTGAAACTGCTGCTCTTAGGGCATCATTTCAGCAGGAAGTTACAGTTTGGCATAAACTTGGCCATCCAAATGTTACAAAG TTTGTTGGGGCATCAATGGGAACAACTGATCTTAAAATTCCTACAAAGAATTCCACAAGTGTCAGTGATTTTTCACATCCAACTCGAGCCTGTTGTGTTGTTGTTGAGTATCTCCCAGGAGGAACACTGAAGCAATATTTAATCAAGAATAGGCGAAAAAAACTCCCCTTCAAGATTGTGGTTCAGCTTGCATTAGATCTATCCAGAGG ATTAAGCTATTTACACTCGCAGAAAATTGTGCATCGGGATGTCAAAACCGAGAACATGCTGCTGGATGCCCACAGGAATCTCAAAATTGCTGATTTTGGGGTTGCTCGTGTTGAGGCTCAGAATCCAAAAGATATGACTGGCGAAACGGGTACCCTTGGGTATATGGCTCCAGAG GTTCTCAACGGTAAGCCTTACAACCATAAGTGTGATGTATACAGCTTTGGCATTTGTTTATGGGAGATCTACTGCTGTGACATGCCATATCCTGATCTAAGCTTTGCTGAAGTCTCCTCTGCTGTTGTTCGGCAT AACCTACGACCAAATGTACCTCGGTGTTGTCCAAGCGCAATGGCTAGCATCATGCGCAGGTGTTGGGATGCCAATGCAGATAGAAGGCCTGACATGGATGAGATTGTGCGGCTTTTAGAGGCTCTGGACACCAGCAAAGGTGGTGGGATGATCCCTGATGACCAACTAAATAGTTGCTACTGCTTCATTCCTAAACGTGGTCCATAG